In Sutterella faecalis, a genomic segment contains:
- a CDS encoding nitroreductase family protein, whose amino-acid sequence MPEKILCKLPDPQPMPMTVTDALRKRRTLRSISGRPLTEAELSNLLWAAAGVTSKDGKRTAPTCLNLRSVSVFLLAKDGVWRYDGEKHALELVVREDLRAASTLGQHAFVDNAPATLVFVAENTPRTQMALPYFVYLDAGAMMENAAIAAAAQGLAGVPRGSVNGPELGKSMRLPATFTPIFCYTVGHPQ is encoded by the coding sequence ATGCCCGAAAAGATTCTCTGCAAACTCCCCGATCCCCAGCCGATGCCGATGACCGTGACCGACGCCCTCAGGAAGCGCCGCACCCTCCGCTCGATTTCGGGCCGGCCGCTGACAGAAGCCGAACTCTCGAACCTCCTCTGGGCCGCCGCCGGCGTTACGTCTAAGGACGGAAAGAGAACCGCGCCCACCTGCCTCAACCTCCGGAGCGTCTCGGTGTTCCTTCTCGCGAAGGACGGCGTCTGGCGCTACGACGGCGAAAAGCACGCGCTCGAACTTGTCGTTCGTGAGGATCTCCGTGCCGCCTCGACCCTCGGGCAGCACGCGTTCGTGGACAACGCTCCCGCGACCCTCGTCTTCGTTGCCGAAAACACGCCCCGCACCCAGATGGCGCTGCCCTATTTCGTCTACCTCGACGCGGGCGCCATGATGGAAAATGCGGCCATCGCCGCTGCCGCCCAGGGACTTGCCGGAGTGCCGAGAGGCTCCGTCAACGGCCCTGAACTTGGGAAAAGCATGAGGCTCCCGGCAACCTTCACTCCGATCTTCTGCTACACGGTCGGGCACCCGCAGTAA